The Populus trichocarpa isolate Nisqually-1 chromosome 2, P.trichocarpa_v4.1, whole genome shotgun sequence genome has a window encoding:
- the LOC7474583 gene encoding non-specific lipid-transfer protein 13 — protein sequence MAAFVRSLVLALMVSRFITIMASDDDPYDAICSPIWGYFPDCAEYLGGLSHHLPKKCCHSIRKLNEIAKKTKKGPKVVCFCIEAFMVPQDFHLKPSRIKKLPKKCHTDILFPISETMNCSFDER from the exons atgGCTGCCTTTGTTAGGAGTCTAGTGCTTGCCCTCATGGTTTCTAGATTCATCACTATAATGGCATCCGACGACGACCCTTATGACGCAATATGCTCGCCGATATGGGGTTACTTCCCTGACTGTGCTGAGTATTTGGGAGGTTTAAGCCATCACCTGCCGAAAAAATGCTGTCACAGCATCAGAAAGCTCAATGAAATTGCTAAGAAAACCAAAAAGGGACCAAAGGTGGTCTGCTTTTGCATTGAAGCCTTCATGGTTCCTCAAGATTTTCACTTAAAACCTTCACGAATCAAAAAGCTACCAAAGAAGTGCCACACAGATATTCTTTTCCCGATTTCTGAAACAATGAACTGCTC gtttgaCGAGCGTTGA